The DNA region TCGCGCCGGCCGAGTGGGGCAACGGCCACGCCACCGACGCGGTCGAGGCTCTCTGCGGGTACGCGTTCACCGAGCGGCGGCTCAACAAGGTGTACGCGAGCGTCTACGCGACGAACGGGGCCTCGGCGCGCGTGCTCGAGAAGGCGGGGTTCCAGAAGGAAGGCGAGTTTCGTCGGGAGGCGTTCGTCGAGGGCGAGTACGTGGACCTCCTTCGGTACGGGTTGCTGGCCGAGGAGTGGACGGACGGCAGGTAGGTATCGGTTCGGGACTCAGATTCAGGCTCGAGCCAGGTCCTCGAACGCCGACGCCGACGTCCTGGTCCCCTTCGCGATCAGCACGTCGCCCGCCTGGAGGCTCGCGTCGGCGTCCCCGACGAGCAACCAGCCGTCCTCGGGTCGGCGGATGGCGATGATCGACATGGTCGACTCGGTGTCGGGCATTCCGTCGACGATCGACTGCCCGTCTAACTGGCTCCCCGGCTCGACCTCGAGGCGGGTGATGATCTCGTCGCTCTCCTCGACGGCCATCTGCACGACCGGGTGGACGTCGATCTCGCGAAAGACGCCCTCGGTGATGTCGACGGCGGCGTCGCTGATGATCTCCGTCGCCTTGCTCAAGTGGATCAGCCCACGCAGTCGCACCGGATCCGGGGCGTCGGCGGCCGCCCGCAGTGCCCACGCTTCGAAGCGTGACTCGAGCGCGTCGACTTCTACCTCGAGGTTCTGGACCTCCTCGGCCAGCCCGTCGCTGTCGAAGAGGACGCTGCTGTAGGCCAGGTCGACGGCCAGTTCAGAGAGGTTCTTCATGTGGACAATGGCGTCGACGGCCCGCTCGAGGTCCGCCAGGTCGGGCGTCGCGGCGACCGGGGGTTCGTGGGGCGAGCCAGTCATGGTCTCACAGACCTCCTCGATTCCGGCGTCGGGCCCGCGCATGAACGCCACGTCCGCGGCTTCGACCGCCGTCTGGGGACCGGGGTTGAGGATCCACTCGTCGCCACGTCGGAGAGCGATGATCCGGACGCCCGTCTCGGACTCGAGGTTGATGTCCTCGAGAGTTCGCCCGGCGTAGGCCGAGTCGTCGGCGACGACCTCACGGACGAGCGTCTCGACGGCCTCGGGGAGCGCCGCACGCATCGCTTCCGGGAGGCCGATGTCCTCGAGGACGACCTTCGCGATGTCGCCGGCGGCGTCGCTGATCTGGTCGGCCGCGACGACGATACCCAGCACCGGCGCGAGCTGTTCGGCGTCGTCCGGGTTCCGGGCTGCCATCATGAGGCTCATCCGCCCGCGCATCTCGAGGCGGTCCATGCGCGACTCGAGGCGAAGAACCTCGCGTGCGAGGTCCTCGTTCCGGTGGAGCACGGCGGAGTAAGCGAGGTCGATCAGCAGTTCGGCCGTGTCTTTCATCTCGACCAACACGTCCTTGACGCTGATCGGCTCGTACTCGATGGGCGTCGACGGCGCCTCGTCCGCGAGCGGGTCCATGTCCGAACACACCCACCGCGTGGAAAAAAGCGTTTCCCGCCCGCTGTCCCGGAGGTCGCGCATCGACCGGGACGCGTTCGATGGCTCGAGCGTCCGACCGTTTGATTGCGACGACCCGCGACGAACGGAGCGGAGCGGCCTGAACGCAACTGCCGCTCGTTCGGGTCCTATCTACCGGGGTGACTTTCAACTGATGCGGTAGCGCGGAGTCCCCGTCCTCAAGGAACGAGCGAAGTCGTTCGAAAGACCGTGGGTCTTTCGTGATGACGAAAATTTTCGATTTTCGAACCACGAGTGAGTAGGGAGGGGAGGTGCGCGTTCGTATAGGGCACAAGCACTAGCCTATAAATAGGCACTTAGCTACATTGAATACATGGCGGACGACTACGTGCGTCGGACGGCAATCACCCGCCTCTCGGTAGACAGTGAGCAGCGCGAGTTGCTTGAGGAAACTATCTCCGAGTGGAAGCGTGGTTGCCAACTTGCCACGGACATGGCGTGGGGCAAGTGTAACACAAAAAGCGACGTACAGCCCCTGGCCTACGACGACGTGCGCGAACACACCGACCTCGGGAGTCAGCACGCAATTCTCGCCACTCACCAAGCTGCACAAGCCATCACCGGCTGTATCGAGCGCCGGTCCAAAGGCAAGATAGTCAGCAAGCCCACGTTCACTGCACCCACGGTGAAGTACGACACTCGGACCATGACGCTGTTCGATGACGGTACAGTCTCTCTCTCCACAACGGAGAGTCGTGTCCGGTGTGAACTTGCTCTGCCCGACGCCGACGATGGCTACCAACGGCAGTACCTCGACTCGAACACGTGGAGCGTCACGGAAAGTACGCTCACCGCCCGTGACGGCGACTACTTCTTGCATATCGGCTTCCGCCGGCCCAAGAACGACACCGAGCGGAACACCGTCGAGGACGGAACGGTCCTCGGGATTGACCTCGGTATCGAAAATCTCGCCGTCACGAGCACCGCACACTTCGTCAGCGGGCGGGAGTTAACACACAACCTCCGCGAGTTCGAAAAGGTACGCGCCAGCCTCCAACAGACCGGGACGCGAAGCGCCCACCGGACACTCGAACAGTCGAGTGGCCGGGAACTTCGATACATTCGTGACGTGCTCCACCGGGCGTCGAACGCGATCGTGGATGAAGCACTCCGATACGAGTGTGACGTGATAGCGTTCGAGGACTTAACCCATATCCGCGACCGCACGGGAGCGTCGTGGGGTCACAAGTGGGCGTTCCGAACACTGTACGAACAGGTGGAGTATAAGGCCGAAGTGGAAGGTATCTCAGTGAAGCAAGTCGGGTCGGCGTACACATCGAAGCGGTGCGCCGAATGTGGATTCACAGCTGACGAGAATCGCCCGACTCGCAACGACTTCCGATGTGTGAAGTGCGAGTCGGAAGCGAATGCGGACTACAACGCAGCGAAGAACATCGGGATGCGGTATGTCCGTCGGGGCCAACAGTCGTCTCGGCGGGCGGGCAACAGTCAGCTTGCCCTGAAGTCTGGGACTGTGACGCCGAGCGGCGGATTCACCGCCCACCCGGAAGGGTTTGACGCCGAGTCCACGGACAAGCCCCACCCTCAACGCGCCGAAGGCGCGTAGGGTGGGGTAGTTGACTGGCTGGCACTTGAAAGCGGTTCGCTATTCAGTCAGGACGCGTGAGTGTCGTACATGCGAGGAAGACAAACGTCAGTCCGTGCCGAAGACGAATCGAGAACCTGGCTCGATCGAGTACGGCGGCGGTCGGCGGAGGAGCCACCGGATGAATCGAGCGGTCGGTCCGGCTGGCGACGGTGGAACTCCATGCGGCCAGGGCAGGACGAGCGAGGAAGCTGGTTCGGCCGGTCGAGTGCGGATTCGGAGACAGTCGACGACGAGTCGGGCAGCTGGTTGAGTCGGGCGAGGGCGAAGTACGGTCTCGGCACGCTGTTCGTCGCCGCCGGGATCGTCCTCGTTCTCTTCCCGGAACCCATCACCTCGGCGACGGGCATGATAATGGTCGGGGCCGGTGTCCTCCTGTGGCTGGCCGGCCTGGTCCGGTGAGCTGATCGCTAACCCAAGACTCGCGGGGAACGGCCCTCGAGTGACGTCGCGACCGTCAGTTCTTTCGAACGACAGCGGTACCGATCAGATCTTTCGAACGACGGACAGTGTCCGGGCGATGTCGGCCGGAGAGCCTCAGATTCGAGATAGACTGTCCTCCGCGGGCAATTCGAGGCGGCCAAAGCTCGAGACGACTGAAACTCGAAACGGCCGAAAGCTCGAGTCGGCCCGCGCGTAGACAGGAGATGGGGAATCGACTGTCTCACCGTCACACACATCCGACACGGTTTTTGCCGGGGGGCGGGAATCGACGCCCAATGCTCGACCGGACGATCCTGCGCGAGGACCCCGAGGCGGTCCGCACGGCCCTCGAGAACCGGGGGACCGACGTCGACCTCGAGGCGATCCTGGAAGCCGACGAGGAGTGGCGCGACCTGAAAGCCCGCGGCGACGACCTTCGCCACCAGCGAAACGAGGTGAGCTCGAAGATCGGCGAACTGAAACAGGCCGGCGAGGACGAGGCGGCCGAGGAGGCCATCGAGCGCTCGCAGTCGCTCAAAGCCGAGATCGAGGAGGTCGAGAACCGGGCGACCGAACTCGAGACCGACCTCGAGGAGCGTATGCTCGAGTTGCCCCAGATTCCCGACGAGAGCGTTCCAGTCGGCGCGGACGAGGACGAGAATGTCGAGCGCCGCCGGTGGGGCTTCGACGACATGCGCGACCTGCCCGCGGATGTGACGCCCCACTACGACCTGGGCGAGGACCTGGACGTCATCGACGAAGCCCGGGCAGCCAAGACCACCGGCGCCGGCTTTTACTTCCTCAAGGGCGACGGTGCCCGCCTCGAGCACGCGCTGATCCAGTTCATGCTCGAGATCCACCGCGAGCAAGGGTACGTCGACCTCCTGCCGCCGGTCCCGGTCAATAGTGCGTCGATGCGCGGGACGGGCCAGTTCCCAAAGTTCGTCGACGACGCCTACCGACTCGGCGGGAGCAACGAGGACGCGTACGACGACGAGGACCTCTGGCTCTGTCCCACCGCGGAGGTCCCCGTTACCAACATGTACGCCGACGAGATTCTCCTGAAGGACGACCTGCCGCTGAAACACCAGGCGGTCACCCCCAACTTCCGGCGGGAAGCCGGCGAACACGGCACCGAGACCCGCGGCATCGTTCGCGTTCACCAGTTCAACAAGGTCGAGTTGGTCAACTTCGTCGAACCCGAGACGAGT from Natronosalvus rutilus includes:
- a CDS encoding potassium channel family protein, which translates into the protein MDPLADEAPSTPIEYEPISVKDVLVEMKDTAELLIDLAYSAVLHRNEDLAREVLRLESRMDRLEMRGRMSLMMAARNPDDAEQLAPVLGIVVAADQISDAAGDIAKVVLEDIGLPEAMRAALPEAVETLVREVVADDSAYAGRTLEDINLESETGVRIIALRRGDEWILNPGPQTAVEAADVAFMRGPDAGIEEVCETMTGSPHEPPVAATPDLADLERAVDAIVHMKNLSELAVDLAYSSVLFDSDGLAEEVQNLEVEVDALESRFEAWALRAAADAPDPVRLRGLIHLSKATEIISDAAVDITEGVFREIDVHPVVQMAVEESDEIITRLEVEPGSQLDGQSIVDGMPDTESTMSIIAIRRPEDGWLLVGDADASLQAGDVLIAKGTRTSASAFEDLARA
- the serS gene encoding serine--tRNA ligase yields the protein MLDRTILREDPEAVRTALENRGTDVDLEAILEADEEWRDLKARGDDLRHQRNEVSSKIGELKQAGEDEAAEEAIERSQSLKAEIEEVENRATELETDLEERMLELPQIPDESVPVGADEDENVERRRWGFDDMRDLPADVTPHYDLGEDLDVIDEARAAKTTGAGFYFLKGDGARLEHALIQFMLEIHREQGYVDLLPPVPVNSASMRGTGQFPKFVDDAYRLGGSNEDAYDDEDLWLCPTAEVPVTNMYADEILLKDDLPLKHQAVTPNFRREAGEHGTETRGIVRVHQFNKVELVNFVEPETSYDRLEDLVGEAAAVLERLGLPYRILELCTGDLTFASAKTYDIEVWAPGDDMDDGPEEGGRWLEVSSASNFEDFQARRAGLRYRPERHESAEYLHTLNASGLALPRVVVAILEYYQNEDGTVTVPEALRPYMDGQEVIEGHEKVGESALGAGERE
- a CDS encoding RNA-guided endonuclease InsQ/TnpB family protein produces the protein MADDYVRRTAITRLSVDSEQRELLEETISEWKRGCQLATDMAWGKCNTKSDVQPLAYDDVREHTDLGSQHAILATHQAAQAITGCIERRSKGKIVSKPTFTAPTVKYDTRTMTLFDDGTVSLSTTESRVRCELALPDADDGYQRQYLDSNTWSVTESTLTARDGDYFLHIGFRRPKNDTERNTVEDGTVLGIDLGIENLAVTSTAHFVSGRELTHNLREFEKVRASLQQTGTRSAHRTLEQSSGRELRYIRDVLHRASNAIVDEALRYECDVIAFEDLTHIRDRTGASWGHKWAFRTLYEQVEYKAEVEGISVKQVGSAYTSKRCAECGFTADENRPTRNDFRCVKCESEANADYNAAKNIGMRYVRRGQQSSRRAGNSQLALKSGTVTPSGGFTAHPEGFDAESTDKPHPQRAEGA